The nucleotide window CGCCAAGCACGCCTGGAAGCGGAGCGGATGGAACGCAAACGCCTGGAGCGTGAAGCGGCAAAACGGGCAGAAGCCGAGCGCCGGACTCAGGAAGAGGCGGAGCGCCAAGCACGCCTGGAAGCGGAGCGGATGGAGCGCGAACACCTGGAGCCAAAAGCGGCAGAGCAGGCGGAAGCCGAGCGCCGTGCCCAGGAAGAGGCGGAGCGCCAAGTACACCTGGAGCGGGAAGCGGCAGAGCAAGTGGAAGCGGAGCGTCAGGTCAGAGAAGAGGCGGAACGCCAAGCGCGCCTGGAAGCGGAATATCACCAAAAAGAGCAGGAAGCTTGGGCAAAACAGCGTCGTTTGGAAAAAGAACGCCAAGCACATGACGCCATTGCCAAACAATTGGAAGAGTACGTCCAACATGTGTTCAATCGATAACCCAAAGGGAAAATAAAGAGGAACCACTCCCTTTGGAGGTGTACTCGATGAATACAAAAACACGTGTGCAGCGGGATTCGATGGGAGAAGTAAGCATTCCTCAGTCCATGTATTACGGGGCACAAACCCAACGCGCCGTAGAGAACTTTCCGATCAGCGGAATGCGGCTTCCCCGTTCGTTTATCCGTGCACAAGGCATTGTAAAGGCCGCTGCTGCGAGGGCCAATGAAGTTTGCGGACAGTTGGAGCCCAATTTAGCCCGTGCGATCATCCAGGCTGCCGAGGAAGTCATGGAAGGCCGCTGGGATGATCATTTTGTAGTGGATGTCTACCAAGCGGGAGCGGGCACTTCCCAAAACATGAATGCCAACGAAGTGATTGCCAACCGTGCGGCTGAAATCCTGGGAGGACGTGTGGGAGAAACGGAACGGGTTCATCCCAACGACCATGTGAACCGGGGGCAGTCCACGAACGACACGATCCATGTGGCGATAAACATCGCCGCTGCAGAGACGATTCATCAAGGATTGATCCCGGCGGCTGAACGCTTGATCAGGGAAATTCATCACAAGGCAGAAGTGTTTGACAATATTGTTAAGCCGGGACGGACACACTTGCAGGATGCGGTTCCATTGCGTGTAGGACAGGAGTTATCCGCGTATGGTCAGTCGCTGGAACATGCATTGGACGGGATTCGTGAGAGCTTGCCGCTGTTATATCAAATAGGTCTGGGTGGAAACGCCGTGGGAACCGGGATCAACACACCGCCAGGATATGCTGACCGTGCAGTACAGGAGGTGGCTGACCGAACGGGCTTGCCGTTCCGGGAACCGGATAATCGGTTTGCGTTTATACAAAACACCGGTGCGGCTATTAAAGTCCATGGTGCCCTCAAGGTTTTGGCCGTTCATCTGGATAAATGCGTCAGCGATCTGCGTTTGCTGAGCTCAGGTCCCCGTACGGGTTTGGCGGAGATGAGACTGCCCGCAGTTCAACCCGGCTCTTCGATCATGCCTGGCAAGGTGAATCCGGTGATGGCCGAAATGGTTAACATGGTGACGGTACAGGTGATCGGAAACGATGCAGCCATCACGGCAGCAGGTACACGGGCTCAATTGGAACTGAATGTGATGATGCCGGTAATCGCCCATAATGTACTCCAGTCCATTGATATCCTGACAAGAGCCATGGAAGTTTTTCGCAAGCGAGCTGTGGCCGGGTTGGAAGTGGATGAAAGGCGTTGTCGAGAACTGGTTGAGCAATCCCTGGCGTTGGCAACGGCCCTGAATCCGTCTCTGGGGTATGACAAAGCGGCTGAAGTTGCTAAAAAAGCCTACACAGAAGGAAAAACGTTGCGTCAAGTCGTGATGGAAGAAGGGCTTCTCGGCGAAGAAGAAGCGGATCGGGTATTGAACCCGGATCGGATGATTCCATGAGAGTGCGTGGTGTGTCTTCGATTTACGACGAGGGATGGGAGTGACCGTTCCCATCCCTTCCTATTCCAGGAGGTGAAAAAGCCTTGTTTAACAAAGCCTTAGCCAGTTTGGGAGTCGGGTCGGCAAAAGTGGATACCCGCTTGGAGACTTCACAGTTCCAACCTGGGGACATCGTGAAGGGGGAAGTATTGATTCGCGGCGGCCATGCCAGTCAGCAGGTGGATGACATTTATTTATACCTGATGGTCGAATACCTTAGAAACGATAAGAAGATTCAGCATGTATTGGAACATTACAAGCTGAGCGAATCCTTTGTCATTCAGCAAAAGGAGTATCAGATCATCCCCTTTCAAATCCGTCTGCCTTATCATACGCCTATGTCTTGCGGGCGCTTTCCCATTCATTTAAAAACGGGGCTGGATATCAAGATGGCGGTAGATCCCAAGGATTTGGATCGTATCGAGGTTTTCCCGCACCGAACAGTGGAAAAAGTGCTGGGTGAAATTGAGCGGTCGGGCTTCATCATGTACCGTGTATTCAACGAGTATTCCCCCCAATGCAAGCAACTTCCTTTCCTGCAAATATTTCAGTTCCGGCCGGCGGAACGGTATCACGGGTATCTGGATGAATTGAACTTATTCTTTGACGTGGACAGCCATGAAGTCCATATGGATGTGGAGATCATACGGGGTTCCCGTAAGATGATGACGTCCTTCAGTTGGCAACTGGACGACCCTGACGGCACACTCACTTATGACCATGACAATCAGCACGATCCGATCGACAGCCCCGTCGACACCATCCAAACGTTGCTGAGATAAATTTGCTTCGGGGAGGAACGCGATATGTCTCTTTTCAACAAGGCGTTGGCCCGTTTTGGAGTCGGCAACGCCAAAGTGGACACCCGCCTCAAGCAGACCCGATATCGACAGGGAAGTTTGATCGAAGGGGAGGTCCACATCCAAGGTGGACAAGTAGAGCAGGAAGTGGACGAGATTTATTTGTTTTTGGTAGTGGTGTATCACCAAGACGGTTCTCAGCATGAGTATGTGATGGAAGAATTTCGCCTCTCTGAAGTGTTTACCATCGGTCCCCGTGAATCTAAGGTGATTCCCTTTGAAATCCATCTGCCGGAAGATACTCCAGTGACGACGGGGGGATGTCCGGTTTATTTGAAGACGGGTTTAAATATCAAGATGGCGGTGGATCCGGATGACCACGATGGGATCGAGGTTCTCCCCCATCCCATGGTAGAACAAGTCCTGAAGGTAGTCGAACGGATCGGCTTCCAGTTAGTCAACATCGATTTTGAATTTGAGAAATATTATTCTCGTCATCCTTTTATTCAGGAATTTGTTTTTCATCCGACAGGCGATCTGCGCAGGAGCTTGAATAGTCTGGAAGTCATGTTTTATATCGGTGAGCGGGAGATGGAGTTAATTCTGCTCCTGGACCGTCGTGCGACGGATCTGATGGGATCCTTGGAGGAAGCCCTTGATTTGGATAAGCGTACCCTTCGTCTCCAGGTGACGGAAGCCGACCTGGAACATGACGGAGCGGGAGTGGAAACCAAATTGTCTGATTTGATTCATCAACACGCTCATTGATCCCGGCCGTTTGGGAAAAAATTTCAGTCAGCGGGAAACGGTTTTCTTGCATGCACCGGATCTTCCTTCTATGATAGGAAGGAGCCGTCAAAGGCCAAGTGGAAGTAATGATGCGGCGGGAACCGTTTAAGTGCAAACGGCTTGTATGGGAGTGATCGTAATCGTGAGATTGAAAAATAAAACGGCTATCATCACCGGCGCAAGCCGAGGAATCGGGGAAGCCATCGCGGTGGCATTTTCCAGAGAAGGAGCCGATTCTTTATTGGTGGGCCGATCCGAATTCGACCTGGAGCGTGTGGCGGAAAGGGTTCGGGAATCAGGGCGTAAAGCGGTCCCTTTTCCAGCGGATGTCACCCGTGAAGCCGATGTGGATGCTGCGGTTTCCCGGGCGCTGGATGAATTCGGCAAAGTGGATATCTTAATCAACAACGCCGGTATTGGCAGTTTTAAGTCGATCAAGGATATTTCGCTGGATGAATGGGAGCAGGTGATCCGAGTTAACTTGACAGGCAGCTTTCTGTTTGCCAAGGCCGTATTGGACCCCATGATCGACCGGGGGCAAGGACAAATCATCCATATCTCTTCGGATGTGGGGGTTCGAACCATCCCCAAAGGAGCGGCTTACTGTGCCAGTAAGTTCGGCCTGGAAGGGTTGAGCGGTGCCTTGTCCAAGGAAGTGCGGAAGCTGGGGATTCGGGTAGGAAGCATTCGTCCAGGGATGACGGATACGTATTTTAACGATACCAAGCAAGGAGCTTCGGAAAAGGAAGGATGGCTGGAGGCGGAAGATGTAGCGGAAGCCGCCCTCTACATGGCTTCCGCCCCCCGTCATGTGGTGGTGGATGAACTGATGCTTCATCCGGTTATCCAGGAATACTAAAGAAAACGACAAATACGAAGAGGGCATCCCGCCGACGGGGTGCTTTTTTACAGGAGGAGAACCAGAGGGGGGATCAGGGGTGCGAAGTATTGAAGCGAAGGGGTTAACCAAGGAATTCAAATTGTACCGGAGCCGTCCGGGGCTGACAGGTGCCTTTCGCGATCTCTTAAACCGGCAATACACCACGGTCCGAGCGGTGGACGCCATCGATCTGTCCGTCGATTCCGGGGAGGTGGTCGGATACATCGGAGAAAACGGTGCGGGTAAGTCGACCACGATTAAGATGTTGACCGGTATCTTGGAACCGACATCCGGCGTGTTAAAGGTAAATGGATTTGATCCGCACAGGGAGAGGGAGTCGTTTGTCCGGACGATCGGTGTCGTGTTTGGGCAGCGCAGCCAATTGTGGTGGGACATCGCAGTCAGAGAATCGTTTCGGTTATTACAGAAACTGTACCGGGTACCGGAGGGGGCATATGGTTCCCATATGGACCGCCTGATTGAAGTGTTGGATATCGGTTCACTTCTGGATCAGCCGGTTCGGAAGCTGAGTCTGGGACAGCGGATGCGCTGTGAATTGGCGGCCGCTCTCATTCACCAACCTCGTTTGGTTTTTTTGGACGAACCGACGATTGGCTTGGATGTATTGGTGAAGGAGAACATTCGTCAATTCCTCCGTCAAGTGAACCAGGAGTATGGAACCACCATCCTCCTTACCACGCACGATATCTCCGACATCGAAGCACTATGTCATCGAGTGGTGATGTTGGATCGAGGCCGGATCATCTATGACGGTGGTCTCGAGGAGCTTCGTCAACAATGGAGTGGAAAAGCACGCATTCGATTTGTTTTCGGCGACAGGGTGTCGTTGCGGAACCTGCAACAGTGGGCAGGAGAGGTTGCCGATTGGCATAAAGAAGATGATCGTCGTTTTATCGCTCAGTTGAATACCATGGGCGAGACGGGCATGTCCGATCTTCTCAATCGTCTCACTCCCCATGTTCCAATCCAGGAAGTGCGGCTGGAGGAGACCACCACTGAAGAGATTGTACGGAGGATCTACCGGGAGGGTATCCGGCATGCTTAACACTTATCGGGAGCTTGTCCGGATCCGTTTTCTGATGATGTTGGCCTACCGTGTCAACTACTACAGTGGCATCGTGATCTACAGCTTAAATATCGGGGTCTACTATTTCCTGTGGATGGCCATATACGGGGGGAACGAATCCCTTAATGGAACCACAGCCGTGCAGATCACCACCTATGTGGCCGTAGCCTGGATGTCGCGGGCCTTTTATTTTAACAACCTGGATCGGGAGATTGCGCAGGAGATCCGGGATGGAACGGTGGCGGTCCAGCTGATTCGCCCTTATCACTATTTATGGGTGAAAGGATTTCAGGGTTTGGGTGAAGGGTTGTTTCGTTTGCTGATGTTCAGCGTTCCCGGCATGGTAATCGTCTCCCTCCTTTTCCCTGTTCAGCTGCCGACCTTTGGGGCGGTGTGGGGATGGTTTGCCGTCAGTTTGATTCTGGGCTTTTTCATCAATACGCAGATCAATATCCTGACGGGACTGTTTGCATTTTTCATCCTGAACAATAACGGGTTGATTCGCGCCAAACGGGTGATGGTCGACCTCTTATCCGGATTAGTAATCCCCCTTCACTTTTTCCCCGCATGGGCGCAGCAGGGGCTGTCTTTTCTTCCTTTTCAGGGGATCAGCTATGTACCCAGCACCATCCTGTCACATGGGATGCCGATGGAGGAGTTGTGGTCCTTTCTGATGGTACAGGCGATTTGGGTTTTGCTTCTCTGGATCCCGATCCGGGGATTGTGGTTCCATGCACGCAGACGTCTGGTTGTGCAAGGAGGGTAAGCGATGTTTCAAGCCGAGCTCTTTTTACGTTACCTGGTTCAATACCTGAAGGTCCGTTTGGAATATCGCAGTGATTTTTTGGTTCAATTGGGGACCGATTTGCTGTTTCAGGCGGTTAACCTCATCTTTATTCTGGTGGTTTTCACCCATACCACTCAATTGAGCGGATGGACCCGGGAAGAAGTGATTTTCATTTATGGCTATTTTCTGGTTCCCTTTGCGGTATTCTCTGCTTTCTTTAATTTATGGGATTTCAATGAACGCTATATTATTAAAGGGGAAATGGATCGTGTACTAACCCGTCCGGTTCACAGTTTGTATCAAATTGTGATGGAAACGATGACACCGGAGTCCCTTGTAGGCGCCGTAACCGGCCTTTTGGTGATGGGATGGGCCGTTTGGCAGATGGAGTGGACCTTCCATTGGATGGATCCCTTGTTGTTCTTCCTCTTTGTAATCGGTGGAGCAGCCATCTATGGAGGCATACACGTCCTGTTGACCAGTATCAGCCTGTTCTCCGATTCAAAGACTGATATCCAACCCATTATGTATAATGTGGGCAATTACGGTCGCTATCCTGTGAACATCTACCATTCCATTATCCAGTGGGTCCTGACCTGGCTGCTTCCGTTTGCTTTTGTCGGTTTTTATCCCGCCAGCTTTTTGCTGCGGGACGACCGCTGGCTCACGTTTGCTTTGCTGACACCAGTGATGGGATTGATCTACCTGGGGCTGGGGATTGTCGTATGGAACTGGGGAATCCGTCACTATCGCGGAGCGGGAAACTAATCGATCAAGAAGAGGGTTTCCGGGGTGTTTCACCTCCGAGATTGTTGCTGTCACCCTTGGATCCGTCTGTTTGAGGAGAACTTTCATCTTCGATGGGAAGCGCATCACCAGGCTTTAATTCACCTAATTCCATGTTGGCCTTTCCATCACGGTGCATCGATTCAATCCATTTTTCAAGACCCTGTCCATCACTATGGGTGGTAAGGCCGATATTAAGTGTGCCGCTCAAGGTTTGGATACTCAATTCCTGGATTTTATACTCTAATCGTTCAATCGAGATGGGTTGGAGGGATTCAATCTGTTTTCTTAATTCGATGTTTTCTTGGCGCAGGCGTTCCATCTCCTGTTCCATCCGGTTTAGTCGATCCCACAGGTGTGCGACGATCATGAGGGTATCACCTCCGGTTTGCCCCCGTCTATCTCCATTATATGGCCCTGCCTATGGAGAGCATGCACTGCTGTTAAGGACATTGGAGCATAAAACGAAATCTAAACCGACTGTTCGTTACCTGGGGGAGACGATGAACGAATGGTGGAGGAGTGACGTTTGCCGGGGTGTGTGCATATCTTGATGAATGAGAGCTTGCGGTCGGAAAGGAGAAGCTCCATGAACCCCCATCAGCAGTTTTCCAAATGGAGCCGCTTAGCCCGCCAGTTCCTGGGCGATGACTTTTGGGCAGAGATGGAAGAGACCGTTCCCATTGACAAATCGGAGAGGCCGTTGGTGGATGTTTACCACGGTAACGAAGATGTACTGGTTCTCATTGAATTGCCCGGCATTCAGGATCTTTCTCAAGTGGTGTTACGGGTGGAAGGAAGAGCTCTGTGGTTGCGGGGGGAAATCCCTTCCCGTAAGTCCCATTATCGTGCAGTGGTCAGGGAGCGTTATACCGGGTCATTTGAGCGGAAGGTGGATCTGGGTGTCGCAGTAAGCCGTCGCCATCACCGGGCGCGCTATCGTCGTGGGATTATCGAATTGCTGCTGAAAAAGGACAGGAATACCCCAACCGAATCCCCTTCTATTCGCGTATCGGAGAATTGAAGGGAAATCACACCGCCCAGATCAGACACATAGGATAGGTTAGACCTAGGCGGCGGGGAGGATCGGCGATGGGGACAATCAATAATATCTTCAATCTAAAAATACACAGTGTTTCCAGCGCAGGGTCCGTCAACTTTGGTAACACCGTCAATATCGGAGCGGAGAGTAACTCCAAGTCGTTAGGTGGGTCGTCCCCCATCGGGGATTTCTCTCGAAATATTGACCTGGAACAAAACCAAGCCATCGACCCGGACATCATCGATCAAGTCTGAGAGTGGGTGGATTTGGATGGAGATATGCATCAAAACCCAATCTATCGAGGTCAGCACCGTTACCGCCGGTGGGTCGGTCAATCTCGGAAATACCTTCAATATGACGATGGGAAGAGCGGCCCCTCCCGTCTCCCCTCCTCAGGAGGAGATGCCCCCCGAAGCAGGGCTTCCCCCCAGAATCCCGGTCGAGCCGGGGACGCCACCCGAGGTACCGCCCGAGGAACCGCCTGGAGCACCGCCCGGAGCACCGCCCGGGATACCGGGAGAGCTGCCCGGTCCGTCAGGTGGAGCAGAAGCCGGAAAAGCTTACAGGGGAAGGGAAACAGCAGGAAATCATGTCCCGTCTTTTTATCCTTTGCGCATACCGGATCATACAGTGGTAGGTCTTCCTTTTTACCGCCTCACGTGAATCGGGGCGGTTTTTTGGTTTATTTTTCTGTCGTGGTACAATAAAAGAGATACAGACAGGGAGGTGCATAGTCCTATGTTGAAAGAGGGAAGTGCAGCACCGGATTTTACATTGCCCGCATCCAATGGGGAAAACGTTTCGCTGTCCGATTACCGCGGAGAAAAAAATGTGATTCTCTATTTTTATCCAAAAGACAACACTCCGGGATGTACCGCAGAATCCTGTGATTTCCGGGATCGACAGCAGGATTTTGCCGATCTGGATACGGTTATTCTGGGAGTCAGTATGGATGACTTGAAGTCCCATGAGAAGTTTATCAACAAATACGATTTACCGTTTTTGCTCTTAAGCGACACCGAGGCCGAAGTTTGCCGTAAATACGGGGTTTATCAGGAGAAAAACATGTTCGGCAAGAAAAAATGGGGGATTGTCCGCTCCACTTTTGTCATCGACAAGGAAGGAAACCTCGCTCGGTCTTGGCGCAAGGTAAAGGTGGATGGACACGTAGACGAGGCACTGATCTGGGTACGTGATCACCTGAAATAACGGTCTTTCACGGTACAGGGGTTGGGGTGTTGCCCAACCCTTTCTTTCTGTCTGGAAGGAATGAGGTGAATGAAGACAGATGTATCGCTTTCCCGATTACTATGATTGGACATCCAACGGTTTGGATGGGGATGTAGCGTATTATGCGGATTTAGCGATAAATACCGGTGGGCCCGTGTTGGAGTTGGGTTGTGGAACCGGTCGGTGTACGCTGGGAATCGCTCGCCATGGAGTGGAGGTGGTGGGCCTGGACCGGGAGGTCCGTATGTTGGACAGAGCAAAGGAAAAAGCAATGGCATGGGGATTAGTGGATCGTTGTGAGTGGATAGAAGGAGATATGAAAGAGTTTAACCTGGAACGGCGTTTTCCTCTCGTTATTATCCCTTACCGCTCGTTCCTCCATTTGATGAATGCAAGGGAACAGTTGGCCGCTCTGGGATGTATCCGGGAACATCTGGAGGAAGAAGGGCGGCTGGCTTTGAACGTATTTGTCCCCCATGTGGAGTGGATGGTGGAAAAGGAGGATTGTATCCTTCACCGTGGAACGTTTTCCATACCCGGTACGGGTGAAGTGGTGGAAGTGAGTGATCGAACCCGGTATGATCACTTTCACCAACGGGCGGATGTAGCCCGATATTATGAACGCTTCGACCCTGACGGGACCACGATTGAGCGTCTTCGCACCACCTTTTCCCTGCGATATGTATACCCGTCTGAATTGATGCATCTCCTCCAGTTGGCCGGTTTGGAAGTGACCCAGCGGTACGGAGGGTTTCGGCGTGAACCCTTTGGTCCTCACAGCACAGAATTGATCGTGGAGGCGAGGATGCGTCCATAACCCGAGGGAGGGGAAAGATGATACACGTTGTCTCATCTGCCAAAATAGGAAAAAAACATCAGGAGCGGTTACGCCAGTGTTTTCCTGCCGTTTCCTACACGTTTTGTACCGATATCGGACAAGCCGAGAAGGAAGCGGCCCATGCGGATGTACTGATTACCTACGGGGAAGATTTGAATGATGCTATCGTAAAAAAATTTCCGCGACTTCGTTGGATCCATGTGATTAGTGCGGGAGTGGAATGGCTGCCCTTTGACACGTTGCGAAATAACGGCATCCGTGTCAGCAATGCTCGCGGGATTCACGCCGTTCCCATGGGGGAATATGCCATGGCCGTTTTGCTCCAGTTGACCCGGAGAGTCCATCATCTATACTTGTTACAACAGGAGAAACATTGGGACAGGACTATCCGTATGGGTGAACTGTGTGGAAAAACGTTGGCGATTATCGGTGCCGGTGCGATCGGACAGGCGGTTGCTAAACGAGCGCGGGCTTTTGACATCCAGGTTTGGGGGATGAACACATCGGGCCTTCCGGTGGATCACTTTGACCGTATGTTTACCCCGGACCAGCGAGAAATGGTATTTTCCCAAGCGGATTATGTCCTGATCACCTTGCCGCTCACCCCTCGCACACGACACTTTGTTGGAGAACGGGAATTGCGTTGGATGAAGCCGGATGCCTATCTTATTAATATGGCTCGGGGAAGTGTTGTAAACGAGGAGTCACTGTTACAGGCACTGCGGGACCGGAGGATCGGTGGAGCGGTTCTGGATGTATTTGAACGGGAGCCTTTGCCGGCGGATCATCCCTTTTGGGATCTGGATAATGTCCTTCTCACCCCTCACCTGTCTGGACGTTCTCCCGGGTATATGACAAGGGCGTTGGACATTTTTCAAGAAAACCTCTCCCTCTATCTGAAGGGAGACGAACCGCTGCAAAACGAATTGGATTTGCTTAAGGGATATTGAGACAAAAAGGGGGAAGAACAGTGGGGAAAGCCTCTTCCAAACCGAAGCGGGTGCAAACAAAAAAGATGTTGGAAACCCTGGCGGAACTGTATCCAGATGCCCACTGTGAACTGAATTTCCGCAATCCCTTCGAACTGCTGATTGCCACTATCTTATCCGCCCAGTCTACGGATCGGCAGGTTAATATTGTGACGAAATCATTATTTTCCAAATACCCCACTCCCGAGGATTTTCTTCCACTGACTGAGGAGGAGCTGGCAGAGGAGATCAGAGGCTTGGGTTTATACCGGAATAAAAGTAAAAACATCTTGGCAACCTGTCGGATATTGGTACAACAATACGGGGGGCAGGTTCCGAAAAAACGCAGCCAGTTGGAAGCGTTGCCCGGTGTCGGTCGAAAGACCGCCAATGTGGTGTTGTCCAATGCCTTCGATGTTCCCGCCTTGGCAGTCGACACCCATGTACAACGGGTGGCCAACCGGTTGGCGTTGGCCGACAGCGACAATCCTTTGGAGACGGAGCGTCAGCTGACCAAACGGATTCCCCGCAAGGATTGGACCCTGACCCACCATCGACTGATCTGGCACGGCCGACGGGTGTGTGCCGCCCGCAATCCCAAGTGCCATCAGTGTGATCTTTTGCCTCTGTGTTGGCACGGTAAAAATCAGGTGGGGGATCAGACCCATTGACAACCGAGAGGGTGGACAGTAGACTGTTTATAGATATTCTAAAAAGAGAATCATTTTATGCCTGGGTGCTTGGTGGAATAGAGCGAGGTGGATGGGGATGGAAAATAACCGCCTGAATCGGGCAGTAGAACAACTAAAATCGACCGGTGTTCGGATGACACCACAGCGGTATGCCATACTGGAATACTTGCTGACCTCCTTGGGCCACCCCACCGCTGATGACATCTACAAAGCGTTGGAGGGGCGGTTTCCCAACATGAGTGTAGCCACGGTCTACAATAATCTTCGTGTATTCAAGGAAGCCGGTTTAGTACGCGAGCTCACCTACGGAGACTCGTCCAGTCGCTTTGATGCCAATATGCATGAGCATTACCACATCATCTGCCGTGAATGTGGAAAAATAGTGGATTTTGAGTATCCTTCCTTAATCAAAGTAGAAGAAGAAGCCGCTAAGGTTACCGGCTTCCAAGTGGAAAACCATCGCATGGAGATTTATGGCCGTTGCCGCTCCTGTCAGGAGCAGGAGTCCAAAGAACCGCTTGCAAACCGATCATGATGAATGATGCTTCCGTCCTTGCGGAAGCTTTTTCTTCGTTTGAATAAAACCCCCTTCCGCCTTGCCGGTTGGAGGCGGGGGGGTTTACAAATCCGTTTATCCCTTTTGATCGGGGGCGTGCTTGGGATCCAAGCTCAACCATGCTTTACAGTACATGCATTGATCGGTTTTCCCCAGAATTTTAGTCGTACGTGTACATTCGGGACACTCCACTTGCACCGCTTGGGTGGACAACATTCCCACCCAAAAATAAATGGCTACACTGCCGCCGATCGTCAAAAGTCCCAACAGGAAAAAGAGAAGCATGGCGGAAGGCCATAAGAAACCGAAGTACATGACGCCGACTCCCAGAAAAATCAGCAATAGGGCAACCGTGCGGAATTTGTTAATCTTGCTGGCGAACAACATGGGAATTCCTCCCTGACCGGTAGGTGAATGGGGTTGACACCAATCCGATGGTTTTCTTTCTTGTTCCCACAGTATAACATGGAAGAAAAGCACAGGATATGAAGCTTTCCCGAAAAACCGCGAGGAAAAAGGTGGCTTGGCAGGAGTTTTGCTAACCCCGTCGAAATGGTGATTACAACCCAACGGGTAATCGGCTGTTATGGCCTTCCAATGAGGGGGGGATGAACGATGCGCGATCAGATTTACCCCGAAATAAAAAAGGAGATGGAGCACCATTCGGCAGCGATCGGTGCGCTCGCAATCCCGTCGCCTCCGGCTCACCTCACCGCTTTGGAACCAGTAGACCTTTTGGTACTCGTGTTTTCCAAAGAAGCAAAACCGGCTGAAAAAGCGGCCGTGTATTGTTCCCGTTCATGGCGGGTCAAGACGGTCTGGGTCTCCTTATCCCATGCATTTGCGTCGATTATAGCGGATGAGCATCCAGACTTGGTGGAGTGGATTCTAAATGGAGAAATCTTATACGATCCGGAACGGAAAGTGAAGGAGTTAACCCATATCGTGCGGCAATTTCCCACGGAGTACCGGATGAAAAAAATGTGTATCGAATTATGCGGTTTATTGGACGGGTACCAGCGCAGTCGTTGGCATTTAAAATTGGGAGAAGGAATGGATGCCTATTACTTCATCCAGGAAATGTTGAGACGGTGGGGAAGGTTGGCAGTGATGGAAGCCGGTGAATTTCCCCGACAAGACTTGTGGAATCAAGTTCGCCAATTGCACCCCGGCATTCACAAATGGTATCAGGAATTGGCATCCGGGGGAGAATCGCCGGAACAACGGATTCGCCTCGTATTGTTGGCGGTTGAATACGCTGTATTGTCCAAGCTGGAATGGTATGGGCGTT belongs to Desmospora profundinema and includes:
- a CDS encoding Hsp20/alpha crystallin family protein; the protein is MNPHQQFSKWSRLARQFLGDDFWAEMEETVPIDKSERPLVDVYHGNEDVLVLIELPGIQDLSQVVLRVEGRALWLRGEIPSRKSHYRAVVRERYTGSFERKVDLGVAVSRRHHRARYRRGIIELLLKKDRNTPTESPSIRVSEN
- a CDS encoding D-2-hydroxyacid dehydrogenase, with the translated sequence MIHVVSSAKIGKKHQERLRQCFPAVSYTFCTDIGQAEKEAAHADVLITYGEDLNDAIVKKFPRLRWIHVISAGVEWLPFDTLRNNGIRVSNARGIHAVPMGEYAMAVLLQLTRRVHHLYLLQQEKHWDRTIRMGELCGKTLAIIGAGAIGQAVAKRARAFDIQVWGMNTSGLPVDHFDRMFTPDQREMVFSQADYVLITLPLTPRTRHFVGERELRWMKPDAYLINMARGSVVNEESLLQALRDRRIGGAVLDVFEREPLPADHPFWDLDNVLLTPHLSGRSPGYMTRALDIFQENLSLYLKGDEPLQNELDLLKGY
- the perR gene encoding peroxide-responsive transcriptional repressor PerR, producing the protein MENNRLNRAVEQLKSTGVRMTPQRYAILEYLLTSLGHPTADDIYKALEGRFPNMSVATVYNNLRVFKEAGLVRELTYGDSSSRFDANMHEHYHIICRECGKIVDFEYPSLIKVEEEAAKVTGFQVENHRMEIYGRCRSCQEQESKEPLANRS
- the bcp gene encoding thioredoxin-dependent thiol peroxidase; translation: MLKEGSAAPDFTLPASNGENVSLSDYRGEKNVILYFYPKDNTPGCTAESCDFRDRQQDFADLDTVILGVSMDDLKSHEKFINKYDLPFLLLSDTEAEVCRKYGVYQEKNMFGKKKWGIVRSTFVIDKEGNLARSWRKVKVDGHVDEALIWVRDHLK
- the gerPC gene encoding spore germination protein GerPC, which codes for MIVAHLWDRLNRMEQEMERLRQENIELRKQIESLQPISIERLEYKIQELSIQTLSGTLNIGLTTHSDGQGLEKWIESMHRDGKANMELGELKPGDALPIEDESSPQTDGSKGDSNNLGGETPRKPSS
- the nth gene encoding endonuclease III, which produces MLETLAELYPDAHCELNFRNPFELLIATILSAQSTDRQVNIVTKSLFSKYPTPEDFLPLTEEELAEEIRGLGLYRNKSKNILATCRILVQQYGGQVPKKRSQLEALPGVGRKTANVVLSNAFDVPALAVDTHVQRVANRLALADSDNPLETERQLTKRIPRKDWTLTHHRLIWHGRRVCAARNPKCHQCDLLPLCWHGKNQVGDQTH
- a CDS encoding nucleotidyltransferase-like protein, with the translated sequence MRDQIYPEIKKEMEHHSAAIGALAIPSPPAHLTALEPVDLLVLVFSKEAKPAEKAAVYCSRSWRVKTVWVSLSHAFASIIADEHPDLVEWILNGEILYDPERKVKELTHIVRQFPTEYRMKKMCIELCGLLDGYQRSRWHLKLGEGMDAYYFIQEMLRRWGRLAVMEAGEFPRQDLWNQVRQLHPGIHKWYQELASGGESPEQRIRLVLLAVEYAVLSKLEWYGRYVLNLLHQQKGMWSLRELNQQIGSEGLVVDLSLLVEEMVKRSLVEEITLQQDRMSEQRYRLMTFGVRGAKGS
- a CDS encoding DUF2614 family zinc ribbon-containing protein; the protein is MLFASKINKFRTVALLLIFLGVGVMYFGFLWPSAMLLFFLLGLLTIGGSVAIYFWVGMLSTQAVQVECPECTRTTKILGKTDQCMYCKAWLSLDPKHAPDQKG
- a CDS encoding class I SAM-dependent methyltransferase, whose protein sequence is MYRFPDYYDWTSNGLDGDVAYYADLAINTGGPVLELGCGTGRCTLGIARHGVEVVGLDREVRMLDRAKEKAMAWGLVDRCEWIEGDMKEFNLERRFPLVIIPYRSFLHLMNAREQLAALGCIREHLEEEGRLALNVFVPHVEWMVEKEDCILHRGTFSIPGTGEVVEVSDRTRYDHFHQRADVARYYERFDPDGTTIERLRTTFSLRYVYPSELMHLLQLAGLEVTQRYGGFRREPFGPHSTELIVEARMRP
- a CDS encoding spore germination protein, giving the protein MGTINNIFNLKIHSVSSAGSVNFGNTVNIGAESNSKSLGGSSPIGDFSRNIDLEQNQAIDPDIIDQV